The following nucleotide sequence is from Williamwhitmania sp..
CTCCAAATACAATGGCTGTTTTCATTTCGGTATTCATGTAGATTTTATTTGTCTTGTGCCTCCCATGCAATTATTCTGCCAAACCGTTGCTATACGGTCATTTTGCTAAAACTTTTTGGTGAAAGTTAATTTAAACAACAGCAATGTGCCATATTATGGAAAATCACAGACTCTAATCATTGCCGTATCCTCGGGCTTATGAGGTGTTTAAAATCAAATCATCAAAAAACAATTAATACCTTTATAGCCCGTAATCGTTTATGAATACAGGTATGCAAAAGAAATTGGTTTTTTTGCTTCTTTTATTAGCCCTGACAGCAGAAGTTACTTTTGGTCAGCGCAACTTTGATAGCGCCACCGGTTGCTACGTTGCTGGTGTTGGTACAGCTCACTCCTCAGCGCTTTACCTGAAGTCCGACTCCTCATTTACCTTTCGTTGGACGAGGGAGGGTGTAACCGGCAACACTTCGGGATCGTGGAAGTTGGTTGGCAAGAGTGTGGAGATATCCAGCTTCAATTTATCTATTCATAATGTGATGGAGGATAGCTATGAGCATCTCGACTGCATAAACATATCCATTTTTGGCAGCGACAACTCTCCTGTGGTTGGAGTTAGGGTGAGCCATAAAACAACAAACGGATGGCAACCCTTTGACGCAGTGACCAACGTGGATGGGGTGGTTCAGCTATCCAGGGCCGATATTGACAACCACGATTCCCTTCGCTTCGATGCTTTTGGTTATGGTTCCATAGCCTTTCCATACACAAGCCCCGACAACTACTTTCGCATCACTCTACCAAATGCAGCCGATACGCTCGTTACCTTTAATCGCGCCACTCTTCGGTTGAGGGGAAAGAGGCTGCTTTTACCTCACAGCGAGGTAGTTGATGGGATTCCTGTAAAATTGAAGAAACGGGAGAACGGTTGTTTTTACTAAGCTAATAACCAAGTTGGTTAGCCTCTACGACTTACCTCTGCTAGCATTTCGCGGTTGAGAATGGTTACCTCCTTTTCGTCGAGGGCAATGAGTCCATCGCGGGCAAAGCTTTTGAGCAGCTTCACGGCGCTCTCGGTGGATATTCCTGCAAAATCGGCAATATCCTTTCGAGAAAGGAGTGGGAAAACCTCCTCGCCGGCAAAGTTTTCGGAGCTAAGATAGAGTAAGGCGTCGGCTAGCTTGCCGGGCATCTGCTTGTAGATAAGGCCTCGGATGGTGTCGTAGAGCTCGGCATCCTGCTCGCAGTAACGCTTGGTGATTTGGAAGGCAAACTCACCGTTTTGCTTCATTAGGTTGGCAATAACCTCCTTCTCGATAAGGTAAACGGAGGTCTCCATTAGCGCCTGTGCCGAAAAGTTGAAGGTGGAGCGGTTGAACACGGTGGAGAGTCCCAAGAAATCGCCCGATTTTAGCAGGCGGATGTTGAAGTTGTGGATGCCATCACCCTCCACGTAGTGCTTCACCAAACCATTGCTGATAAAGAGAACGTAGGAGGCGTAGGCTCCCTGCTTAACCAGCGTTTCGCCCTTTCGAAAAAGCACCTGGGTACGGCTGGTCTTCACCAGCTCCACCTCTCCGGCGGTAAGCTTGGCAAAGCATGGTGCCTTAATGTCGCAGCAAAACTCCTTGTCGGAGTCGGTAATGGTTTTCATAATCGGGTAACAATTGTCGCCCAAAGTTAGGATTTAATTTTTTAGAAGATGAGGAGGAATTATTCGGAAGTTAAACGGGAGTTATTCGGAAGTTAGAAGAAGTTAGAGGAAGGTAGATGAAGTTAAATGAAGTTTTAGCGAAGCGGAGAACTGGCCATTGATGGATTAAAGGATTAAAAGAATTGAACAGAATGTATAGACACACGATCGTGTGTCTCCTTATTTACCAGCCAACGAGTTTCACAATCCGCAGGGACGAAATGTTTTTCGCCCCCGTATATTGCCGTGCATAGAATTATTGAACGGCAACCCCGGAGGGGTTGCATCTTTATAGCCCATGGCTTTAGCCGTGGGTGGTTGATTCCACCAGCGCGAGCGGTGCACGGTAGTTCGATGTAAAAATCTACCTGCGCTGCCTGCACAGCAATCGCAAAAGGGGAATAAGGAAGAAGTTAAACAGGAGTTAGAAGAAGTCAAAAGAAGTTAGAGAAGTCAAAGAATTCAACCGAATGTTGTGATGAAAAATCTTATGCCTTAAGTCCAATACCGGATGTGTTTGGGCGTACCGTAGGGCTCCGTATTACCGGTAAGCGGTTGGTGCTTTTTTTGAAAAAACAGAGGCACCTATCAACCTAAAGTGGAAACCCTGCACCGGCAAAAGGGGGATACTCCTAGTAAGTATGCTTAGCGTAAAGAAATTGGCAATAATTTGCTATGAATTACAGAAAAAGGTTAATTTTGAGATGATGGTTATCAGGCAGATAAACGAGTTGTGTTGCATATAAAACCTTCAATATTGAGAAGTAAACTGATAATTCTAATAATTTTATTAGTTCAAGCCAAATTGACATTTGGCCAGATTACCATAACAGGTAGTGTTTTATACGAGGAAGATTGGAAAGGATTACCAGGGGTGGTGATTAAAGAAATAGGAACTTCAAATGTTGTAGCGGCTGATTTAAATGGTGATTACAAAATTGTTGTCAGTGATACTGCAACATTTTTGGAATTTAGTTATATAGGGTGTTTGACAAGAAAGGTGCCTATAAATGGACAAACTGTGATTAACACTTCATTAAAACCATACATTATTTATGAGGCATGGGATCAAAAAATTAGACTTTATGCACTTTGTGGGGTGATGAATGCACCTTTTGGGGGAAGATTTGACTTTAGTATTCCAATAGTTAGCCCTTGGGCTATTGAATCTCAATTTGCTTATTTGACAGATTTTAAACTTAATAAAAGAATTGATGCGAATTTTAGTTTGTCAGGATATCGAATTCAACTTGGATCATATGCTTGGCTATACGGTTATGTTGATTTTAAATATCGGCAAGTGAGTATTCAAAATAGTATTGATATGGTTTCATATTCCATAGAGAATTATGCAAGGATATATAATTATAATATAATACTTGGGTTGGGTAAAATATTGTATTCTCCTGAAAATACTGATAAAAATTCAGGATATGGAATAATAGCAGGTTACAAAAAGGAGTTTAGTAAATTGGATTATTTAACCTTGACTTACAAGATGGGATTTTACAAAGAAGCATTTGAATATCATTTTCAAATTGATAAACGATTTAAAAGAGTCAAGTCGTTTGTTGCTTATAATAAAATTGGTGATTATCAAGAGATAATGCTTGGCATTGGATTTGAATTAACATATTATTTTAAATATCAAAAAGACGCGCATAAATACACAACACAACAATAAATATTGATCAATTGGCGGATAGTGGTAAATTTGGAAATGAGTACAATTAATGTAATATATAGCGATTTGATAAGTTGTTGGTTTGAAATGCCAAACGCCCCATATTCGTGCTGTTAAAAGAAGTAAGAGAAGCCACAGAACGCTACCGAATATTGGAACCGATTTTTTTTGTGTTTTAAATTTAAAACCGGATGGGTTTGGGCGTACCGTAGGGCTCCGATTCCTCCAACCGGACAGGGTTGGGCGTACCGTAGGGCTCGGTTTTCTTCAACCAGACGGGGTTGGGCGTACCGTAGGGCTCCGATTCCTTCAGCCGGATGGGTTTGGGCGTACCGTAGGGCTCGGTTTCTTTCAACCGGACGGGTTTGGGCGTACCGTAGGGCTCCGTTTTCTTCAACCGGATGGGGTTGGGTGTACCGTAGGAATCCGTATTACTGGTAGGCGGTTGGTGCTTTTTTTGAAAAAACAGAGGCACCTCTCACCCTAAAGCGGAAACCCTGCACCGGCAAAAGGGGGATACTCCTAGTAAGTATACTTAGCGTAAAGAAATTGGCAATAACCTGCTATGAGTTACAGAAAAAGATTAATTTTGGTATAGTGGCAATCAAACCTATACAACCCAAAATGGGTGGATAAGGATGATTTTGTCAGGCCTATAAACGAGTTAGCAGTCACCCTAAAAAATAGACACAGCACATATGAAAAAATCTGACTTGAATAAAGTTGTATTTTACTCAAAAGATGATATGGAAGGCGGACACCAACTCCAAAAAGGAGAGCATATTTTACGGTCTGACATAAAATCAAATTACACAGATATTAACGATATATTTGAACTATACAACATAAAAAAATACATAGATAACGAATTATATTTGATAAGTTGGACTAGCGATGACATAACCAATTTCAAACAAAAAGTAACAGAATTTGGAAAAGTCATAGGACAATTTATGGCTACAATTAATGACAGTAACGTTGTGAATTTATATGAAAGCACTTTGCAAAATTACGTTCATTCGTTTTGGGAGTTGGTCAATAATCAAAGTGCTTTTAAACGAATTTCCAAGCCTGTTTTTAGTAACATTCTTTCAAATGAGCCTCACATAATACACGAGATTTTAACTCACAAAAACCTAGTTGACCATTACGATAAAGAAATTAGACTTTTCTTATTGACATATTCTCAATCTGCTGAAATATTACTTTCGGTTTATGAGGTCAAAGATGATTTTCAAAAAAATCAAAAAATTTTTCCTAAAAGTTTATCCGTTGATGATAAGGAAACGATTCTTTCAAACTATTTAGATTCCAATGATGTGAATTATAATTACATTGGTCCCATCCAAAACGTAAGAAACAGGAATGATTTTAAGGTATCTGATAAAACACGCTTAAAAGCGAAGCGTTTGCATAAAACCGAAACTGAGAAATTCTTCGCAGAAAACAATGGAAAGAAATATGGTGTTTCAGTTAGTTTTTCTGAAAAAACAAGCAAAGTTAAAGACGGTGTTATTGATGAAGATTTCATAATAAACTATACCTATAGCTTAGATTTTATTAAGCAAAACTGTGACCCATACTCGTTATTTCAAAATTTTAAATTTTTATTTGAATACATAGACCTTCAACATAGAATTAATCTTGTAAGCAAGAAAAATAAAATGGGCGTATTTGAAAGAATAATGGGCGTCCATTCCCAGAATGAGTACAGAGGAGGAACAGAATTTAATCTAATGGAGATGACTTCGCATCTTCAAGTAGTAGCCTACAATAAAGTACTTAGCGACTTAGGTATCTTATTGGAAAATGTTTTGCATCAAGTTTTCACTTCATCATTCCAAGAAAAGTTCGAGTTTGCAAGCAATGCAAGTTTCTCAATACCTACAGCTACATCATACTTCGAAAAGGTAAGATTACTAGCTCCTGAGTTTGAGTCAGTATTAAAACAATTCAAACTATTTGTTGAGGACGGAAGTATAGATTTTGAACTTTTACAAAT
It contains:
- a CDS encoding Crp/Fnr family transcriptional regulator; translated protein: MKTITDSDKEFCCDIKAPCFAKLTAGEVELVKTSRTQVLFRKGETLVKQGAYASYVLFISNGLVKHYVEGDGIHNFNIRLLKSGDFLGLSTVFNRSTFNFSAQALMETSVYLIEKEVIANLMKQNGEFAFQITKRYCEQDAELYDTIRGLIYKQMPGKLADALLYLSSENFAGEEVFPLLSRKDIADFAGISTESAVKLLKSFARDGLIALDEKEVTILNREMLAEVSRRG